From one Cetobacterium ceti genomic stretch:
- a CDS encoding replication initiation protein, producing MKTIVKHQNKLAYAKFDHFHLRELKLFFKLLSLLEENKNIYTYTAKDIKNFIGMKDQTYEKFEILIRSLQKKNIEIFTNSQDSDVYSIFSILKFKRGEKIIEVKYGEDFLPLILDVDKNYCRYNLKYIENMKSKYSILFYIRSKAEYFKGKFTLTKEDFLKFLGKNYSSNNIDKKIIFPMIEEINSLTDLNLKVSKTYEGQKRGRTKVSGYTFQISKKKITLSEAIKKSVKLAKKNIFISKSKVLNDETVERLLEEFSEKKLVDGLLYAYKEINKDFSTLKYLKTVISRAMEPIEVKKEEKENINKDINTPEEKQQTNYPQYSEKEILIYTLKHENLSLDFFETMKRKNKVMYYNTLKVQLKKMQKSQSE from the coding sequence ATGAAAACAATAGTCAAGCATCAAAATAAATTGGCTTATGCTAAATTTGATCATTTCCATTTAAGAGAACTTAAATTATTTTTTAAATTACTATCTCTTTTAGAAGAAAATAAAAACATATATACTTACACAGCTAAAGATATAAAAAATTTTATTGGGATGAAAGATCAAACCTATGAAAAATTTGAAATTCTAATAAGAAGTTTACAAAAAAAAAACATAGAGATTTTTACAAATTCCCAAGATTCAGATGTATATAGTATTTTTTCAATTTTAAAGTTTAAAAGAGGGGAAAAAATAATTGAAGTTAAATATGGAGAGGATTTTTTACCTTTGATTTTAGACGTTGATAAAAACTATTGCAGATATAATTTAAAGTATATTGAAAATATGAAAAGTAAATATTCTATTTTATTTTATATTAGAAGTAAAGCTGAATATTTTAAGGGGAAGTTTACTCTTACTAAAGAGGATTTTTTAAAATTTTTAGGAAAAAATTATTCCTCAAATAATATTGATAAAAAAATTATTTTCCCAATGATAGAAGAAATCAATAGTTTAACCGATTTAAATTTAAAGGTATCAAAAACTTATGAAGGACAAAAAAGAGGTCGTACAAAGGTAAGTGGTTATACCTTTCAAATTTCAAAGAAGAAAATAACTCTTTCAGAAGCTATTAAAAAAAGTGTAAAATTGGCAAAAAAGAATATATTCATAAGTAAGTCTAAGGTTTTAAATGATGAAACAGTGGAAAGACTTTTAGAGGAATTCTCTGAGAAAAAACTTGTGGATGGACTTCTTTATGCCTATAAGGAAATCAATAAGGATTTCTCCACATTAAAATATTTAAAAACTGTTATTTCAAGAGCTATGGAACCTATTGAGGTAAAAAAAGAGGAAAAGGAAAATATAAATAAAGATATTAATACCCCTGAGGAAAAACAACAAACTAATTATCCTCAATACAGTGAAAAAGAGATTCTAATTTATACATTGAAACATGAAAATCTAAGTTTAGATTTTTTTGAAACTATGAAAAGAAAAAATAAAGTGATGTATTATAATACCTTAAAAGTTCAATTGAAGAAAATGCAAAAATCTCAATCTGAATAG
- a CDS encoding ParA family protein — translation MSTRIISIINFKGGVGKTTTVHSLGAGLTLKNKKVLLIDLDPQSSLTFLTFANTPDKSIKNIMVDNENINNVIVETPYYDIIPSNLHLYLFDKFLASKFAAEKTLARALKKLNKKYDYILIDCPPRLNTFTTNALVCSTDILIPCETEILALDGVGLLIQTLEQLLGELNINIKEILVLPTKVDNRKKLSKEILEYLNKHFKTTKTNIKICSKLNLLGLEKVSIFDLDPNCSGSKAYEKLADEVIKWDY, via the coding sequence TTGAGCACTAGAATTATCAGTATAATAAATTTTAAAGGAGGAGTCGGAAAGACAACTACAGTTCATTCTTTAGGGGCTGGGCTAACTTTAAAAAATAAAAAAGTATTACTTATAGACCTTGATCCCCAATCTAGTTTGACTTTTCTGACATTTGCAAATACTCCGGATAAATCCATCAAAAATATTATGGTAGACAATGAAAATATAAATAATGTCATTGTAGAAACTCCATATTATGATATTATCCCTTCTAATTTGCATCTTTATCTTTTTGATAAGTTTCTAGCTTCTAAGTTTGCAGCAGAAAAAACTTTAGCTAGAGCTTTGAAAAAATTAAATAAAAAATATGATTATATTTTAATTGATTGTCCACCGAGATTAAATACTTTTACAACTAATGCCTTAGTTTGCTCAACTGATATTTTAATCCCTTGTGAAACAGAGATTTTAGCCCTAGATGGTGTAGGATTATTAATTCAGACTTTAGAGCAACTTTTAGGAGAATTAAATATCAATATTAAAGAAATTTTAGTTCTGCCTACTAAAGTAGACAATCGTAAAAAATTAAGTAAAGAAATTTTAGAATATTTAAATAAACATTTTAAAACTACAAAAACTAATATTAAAATATGCTCTAAACTAAATCTTTTGGGTTTGGAAAAAGTTTCCATTTTTGATTTAGACCCCAATTGTAGTGGAAGTAAAGCATATGAAAAATTAGCAGATGAGGTTATTAAATGGGATTATTAG